A genomic region of Polynucleobacter necessarius contains the following coding sequences:
- the hemH gene encoding ferrochelatase, giving the protein MKQNPHLRASRTAVLLLNLGTPSAPTAKAVRAYLKEFLSDPRVVEIPRIIWWCILNGIILPIRSGASAKKYASIWLPKLGSPLMHYSRLQAKELGEKFANEGHIVLVDLAMRYGEPSTQSVLEGLKAQGMERLLLLPLYPQYSATTTASSFDEVFRVLSTWRDQPELRLVKHYHDNPAYISALRDQVLSSWDKDGRPDFSRGDRLVMSFHGLPKRNLMKGDPYHCECLKTGRLLGESLGLEPGQYIVTFQSRFGKAEWLKPYTAPTIEKLAKEGCQRIDIFCPGFPADCLETLEEIAMEAREIFLEHGGKNYRYIPCLNSNPKWIGALGDIAHHHLQGWTLGVEFEAELAKRNERAELAEKTKT; this is encoded by the coding sequence TTGAAACAGAATCCGCATCTACGCGCATCTAGAACTGCGGTTTTGTTATTGAACCTAGGCACGCCATCTGCGCCTACAGCAAAAGCGGTGCGTGCCTATCTAAAAGAATTTCTTTCTGATCCTCGTGTCGTAGAGATTCCGCGCATTATTTGGTGGTGCATTTTGAATGGCATTATTTTGCCAATTCGTAGCGGTGCCTCTGCAAAGAAATATGCGTCAATTTGGTTGCCTAAGTTGGGCTCACCTTTGATGCATTACTCACGTTTACAAGCAAAAGAGCTTGGTGAAAAATTTGCTAATGAAGGCCATATTGTTTTGGTAGATTTGGCGATGCGTTATGGTGAGCCATCAACGCAATCTGTCTTAGAGGGGCTGAAGGCGCAGGGCATGGAGCGTTTATTGCTATTGCCTTTGTATCCACAATACTCGGCCACCACTACGGCATCTAGCTTTGATGAAGTCTTTCGTGTCTTGAGTACTTGGCGCGATCAGCCTGAGTTGCGTCTTGTGAAGCACTATCACGACAACCCAGCTTATATTTCCGCATTGCGTGATCAAGTTTTAAGTAGTTGGGATAAAGATGGACGCCCTGATTTTTCCAGGGGTGACCGCTTAGTCATGTCGTTTCACGGATTACCAAAGCGTAATTTGATGAAGGGTGACCCCTACCATTGTGAGTGTTTAAAAACAGGTCGCTTACTTGGTGAATCCTTAGGTTTGGAGCCAGGCCAATACATTGTGACTTTCCAATCACGCTTTGGTAAGGCTGAATGGTTAAAGCCGTATACGGCACCAACCATTGAAAAGCTGGCAAAAGAGGGTTGTCAACGCATCGATATTTTTTGCCCGGGATTTCCAGCTGACTGCTTAGAAACGCTGGAAGAAATCGCCATGGAGGCTCGCGAAATCTTCTTGGAGCATGGCGGAAAAAACTATCGTTATATCCCATGCTTGAACAGCAACCCCAAGTGGATTGGGGCTCTGGGCGATATTGCTCATCATCATTTGCAGGGCTGGACATTAGGCGTGGAGTTTGAGGCTGAGCTAGCTAAGCGCAATGAAAGAGCGGAGTTGGCTGAAAAAACAAAGACTTGA
- the hrcA gene encoding heat-inducible transcriptional repressor HrcA yields the protein MDKRSRALLKTLIERYIEEGQPIGSRTLSRFSGLDLSAATIRNVMADLEEMGLVTSPHTSAGRIPTPRGYRLFVDTMVTVRPLEEIAAREVERGLLPDSPQRVLTSAAQILSNLTHFAGVVMTPKRAQVFKHIEFLRLGEGKILLIMVTPEGDVQNRILPTTQDYTPSQLIEAGNFINTQFAGKSFDQVRLHLKSDLDNLRADISGLMALALQSGVADYDMSGGDMVLSGERRLLNVGDLSSNLDKLRKMFDMLEQKSVLMQLLDVSSHADGIQIFIGGESDLLPYEDLAVISAPYSVDGQIVGTLGVIGPTRMAYDRVIPTVDITSKLLSGALGSYSKLK from the coding sequence ATGGATAAACGTTCCCGCGCCTTACTAAAAACCCTCATCGAGCGCTATATCGAGGAGGGTCAACCTATTGGCTCCCGTACGCTCTCGAGATTCTCGGGATTAGACCTCTCTGCGGCCACTATCCGCAATGTCATGGCCGATTTAGAGGAGATGGGCTTAGTGACCAGCCCCCATACCTCCGCCGGCCGCATTCCAACGCCTCGAGGCTATCGTTTATTTGTGGATACGATGGTGACGGTGCGCCCCCTAGAAGAAATCGCTGCTAGAGAGGTTGAAAGGGGGCTTTTGCCGGACTCCCCGCAGCGGGTGCTTACATCGGCCGCTCAGATTTTGTCGAATTTGACGCATTTTGCAGGGGTAGTGATGACGCCCAAGCGTGCTCAAGTGTTTAAACATATTGAGTTCTTACGCTTAGGTGAAGGCAAGATCCTATTGATTATGGTCACCCCAGAGGGCGACGTGCAGAACCGCATTTTGCCTACGACCCAAGATTACACGCCGAGTCAACTCATTGAGGCTGGTAACTTTATTAATACCCAATTTGCTGGAAAAAGTTTTGATCAGGTCCGCTTGCATTTGAAATCCGATTTAGATAATTTGCGCGCTGATATTTCTGGGTTGATGGCTTTGGCTTTACAAAGCGGTGTTGCTGACTACGACATGAGCGGCGGCGATATGGTTCTCTCTGGCGAACGTCGCTTACTGAATGTTGGCGATTTAAGCTCTAACCTAGACAAGTTGCGCAAGATGTTTGATATGTTGGAGCAAAAATCAGTACTCATGCAGCTACTTGATGTATCTAGCCATGCTGACGGCATTCAAATATTTATTGGCGGCGAAAGCGATCTGCTGCCCTATGAAGATCTGGCTGTGATCAGCGCCCCATATAGCGTTGATGGGCAGATAGTGGGAACGCTCGGCGTTATTGGGCCAACCCGCATGGCTTACGACAGGGTGATCCCTACTGTGGATATCACCTCTAAACTATTGTCCGGAGCGCTGGGTTCCTACTCAAAACTTAAATAA
- the grpE gene encoding nucleotide exchange factor GrpE: protein MTQENQNPTPEQENPAAEPQANEAASAESAVKTPEQEIAELNQKIGELQDNFLRAKAEGENIRRRAVEDIAKAHKFAIESFAEHLVPVTDSLYAALSTDAGDAKAFKEGLEITLKQLLSAFEKGRMTEINPAVGDKFDPHHHQAIASVPSEQEANTVVSVLQRGYTVADRVLRPALVTVSAPK, encoded by the coding sequence ATGACACAAGAAAATCAAAATCCAACTCCAGAGCAAGAAAATCCAGCTGCTGAGCCTCAAGCAAATGAGGCTGCATCTGCTGAATCTGCTGTCAAGACTCCAGAGCAAGAAATTGCGGAACTGAATCAAAAGATTGGCGAGTTGCAAGATAACTTCTTGCGCGCCAAAGCAGAGGGTGAAAATATTCGCCGTCGTGCGGTTGAGGACATTGCCAAGGCGCACAAGTTTGCAATTGAAAGCTTTGCTGAGCATTTAGTGCCAGTGACGGATAGCCTCTATGCAGCTTTGAGCACTGATGCTGGTGATGCTAAGGCCTTCAAAGAGGGTTTAGAGATCACCTTGAAGCAGCTGCTGTCCGCCTTTGAAAAAGGTCGCATGACCGAAATTAATCCTGCGGTTGGAGATAAATTTGACCCTCACCATCATCAAGCCATTGCGTCAGTCCCATCTGAGCAAGAGGCTAATACGGTGGTTTCAGTCCTGCAGCGTGGCTATACCGTGGCTGATAGGGTCCTTAGACCGGCTTTGGTGACGGTCAGCGCCCCAAAATAA